A region of Streptomyces sp. TG1A-60 DNA encodes the following proteins:
- a CDS encoding right-handed parallel beta-helix repeat-containing protein — MRQSGSGRHRRTRTLSIAAAVAVASGAGGVCLGLSDDGARAATTTVTVSTTAQLESAVASAAAGQTIRVRGGTYRPTKALKSTANGTASARITLTAYGSEKVEVDGSRLPAGSWLAAIHGDHWTVSGITFQNSPAQGFVATSSAGGIFRNLVTAHNGDSGFTLRGDGTTDNLVQNLDSHGNHDAANHGRNADGIAVKFGSGTGNRITGARLHGNADDGLDLWQFSSPVTVEHSWAFGNGHNRWNDSPFEGDGNGFKLGGGGASVAHVLDDNAAWDNTLHGFTEDSNAGAILLNRNTAYANKENGFAFATGKARLARNLAVGNGTGKAKLGLFTVSAANNWDSGVATPGFESTSAATAHGARRPDGSLPATTFLTTGSTAVGSAMN; from the coding sequence GTGCGGCAGAGCGGCAGCGGACGCCATCGCAGAACCCGCACCCTGTCGATCGCCGCCGCGGTGGCCGTCGCCTCGGGGGCGGGCGGCGTCTGCCTCGGCCTCTCCGACGACGGCGCCCGGGCCGCCACCACCACGGTCACCGTCTCCACCACGGCTCAACTGGAGTCGGCCGTCGCGAGCGCCGCGGCCGGTCAGACCATCCGGGTGCGCGGCGGCACGTACCGGCCGACGAAGGCGCTGAAGTCCACGGCGAACGGCACCGCCTCGGCCCGCATCACGCTCACCGCGTACGGCAGCGAGAAGGTCGAGGTCGACGGCTCCCGGCTCCCCGCCGGTTCCTGGCTCGCCGCGATCCACGGCGACCACTGGACCGTCTCGGGCATCACCTTCCAGAACTCGCCGGCCCAGGGCTTCGTCGCGACCTCGTCGGCCGGCGGGATCTTCAGGAACCTCGTCACCGCGCACAACGGCGACTCCGGCTTCACCCTGCGCGGCGACGGCACGACGGACAACCTCGTGCAGAACCTCGACAGCCACGGCAACCACGACGCCGCGAACCACGGCCGGAACGCCGACGGCATCGCCGTCAAATTCGGCTCCGGCACCGGCAACAGGATCACCGGCGCCCGCCTCCACGGCAACGCGGACGACGGTCTCGACCTCTGGCAGTTCTCCTCGCCCGTCACCGTCGAGCACTCCTGGGCCTTCGGCAACGGCCACAACCGCTGGAACGACTCCCCGTTCGAGGGCGACGGCAACGGGTTCAAGCTGGGCGGCGGCGGGGCGTCGGTCGCGCACGTGCTCGACGACAACGCCGCCTGGGACAACACGCTGCACGGCTTCACCGAGGACTCCAACGCCGGCGCGATCCTGCTGAACCGCAACACCGCCTACGCCAACAAGGAGAACGGCTTCGCCTTCGCCACCGGCAAGGCCCGCCTGGCGCGCAATCTCGCGGTGGGCAACGGCACGGGCAAGGCGAAGCTGGGGCTGTTCACCGTGTCGGCCGCGAACAACTGGGACAGCGGGGTGGCCACGCCCGGCTTCGAGTCGACCAGCGCGGCCACCGCCCACGGTGCGCGGAGGCCGGACGGCTCGCTGCCGGCCACCACGTTCCTGACGACGGGGTCCACGGCTGTCGGTTCGGCGATGAACTGA
- a CDS encoding NCS2 family permease, protein MSDAQKVADRPQAEPPGANSVDRFFRITARGSTFAREIRGGFATFFTMAYILVLNPIILGNAKDKYGHTLDGAELVTATALVAAVMTIIMGVGGNLPLALAAGLGLNAVVAFQIAPLMSWADAMGLVVLEGLLICVLVATGLREAVMHAIPQPLKQAISVGIGLFIAFIGFVDAGFVSRIPDLANTTVPVQLGAGGALTGWPVLVFCLGVLLTVALLARKVKGAILISILAMTVVAIVVNSVADIKSWGLTTPKVPDDIVAAPEFGLLGDFSLFGSFGETTVITVVLLIFTLLLSDFFDTMGTVVGITAEAGLLDEEGKVPNLGRVLLIDGAAAVAGGAASASSATSYIESAAGVGEGSRTGFSNLVTGGLFAVALFLTPLLTIVPMQAAAPALVAVGFLMMTQVKHIDWDRYEIAIPAFLTIAVMPFTYSITNGIGAGFLAFVLIKTVLGRAKEVHWLLWGTSALFLVYFAIDPVQQLFGVK, encoded by the coding sequence ATGTCCGACGCACAGAAGGTGGCCGACCGGCCGCAGGCCGAGCCACCCGGGGCGAACAGCGTCGATCGCTTCTTCAGGATCACCGCCCGGGGGTCCACCTTCGCCCGGGAGATACGCGGCGGCTTCGCCACGTTCTTCACGATGGCGTACATCCTTGTCCTGAATCCCATCATCCTCGGCAACGCCAAGGACAAGTACGGCCACACCCTCGACGGCGCCGAACTCGTCACCGCCACCGCCCTCGTGGCCGCCGTGATGACGATCATCATGGGCGTCGGCGGCAACCTGCCGCTCGCGCTCGCCGCCGGCCTCGGGCTCAACGCGGTCGTCGCCTTCCAGATCGCCCCGCTGATGAGCTGGGCGGACGCCATGGGACTGGTCGTCCTCGAAGGCCTGCTGATCTGCGTGCTGGTCGCCACGGGCCTGCGCGAGGCCGTCATGCACGCCATCCCGCAGCCGCTGAAGCAGGCGATCAGTGTCGGCATCGGTCTGTTCATCGCCTTCATCGGCTTCGTCGACGCCGGCTTCGTCAGCCGTATCCCCGACCTCGCGAACACCACCGTGCCGGTGCAGCTCGGCGCCGGCGGCGCGCTGACCGGCTGGCCCGTCCTGGTCTTCTGCCTGGGCGTCCTGCTGACCGTCGCGCTGCTCGCCCGCAAGGTGAAGGGCGCGATCCTGATCAGCATCCTGGCGATGACGGTCGTCGCGATCGTGGTCAACTCGGTGGCCGACATCAAGAGCTGGGGCCTGACCACCCCGAAGGTCCCCGACGACATCGTGGCCGCCCCCGAGTTCGGCCTGCTCGGCGACTTCAGCCTGTTCGGCTCGTTCGGCGAGACCACCGTCATCACGGTCGTCCTGCTGATCTTCACCCTGCTGCTCTCGGACTTCTTCGACACCATGGGCACGGTCGTCGGCATCACCGCCGAGGCGGGCCTGCTGGACGAGGAGGGCAAGGTCCCGAACCTCGGCCGGGTCCTGCTCATCGACGGTGCGGCGGCCGTCGCGGGCGGCGCCGCCTCCGCGTCCTCCGCGACCTCCTACATCGAGTCCGCGGCCGGCGTCGGCGAGGGCTCACGCACGGGCTTCTCGAATCTGGTCACCGGCGGTCTGTTCGCCGTGGCGCTCTTCCTCACCCCGCTGCTGACCATCGTCCCGATGCAGGCCGCCGCCCCCGCGCTCGTCGCCGTCGGCTTCCTGATGATGACCCAGGTCAAGCACATCGACTGGGACAGGTACGAGATCGCCATCCCCGCGTTCCTCACCATCGCCGTCATGCCGTTCACCTACTCGATCACCAACGGCATCGGCGCCGGCTTCCTCGCCTTCGTCCTGATCAAGACGGTCCTCGGCAGGGCGAAGGAGGTCCACTGGCTGCTGTGGGGCACCTCGGCCCTGTTCCTGGTGTACTTCGCGATCGACCCGGTCCAGCAGCTGTTCGGCGTGAAGTGA
- a CDS encoding family 43 glycosylhydrolase, whose translation MRPTARTLLLPLLALFLSLLAAPPGAAQSPPTPPEQSMKKSKYAGYLFAYFTGEGTSDGEQIRYALSRGNDALHWRELNAGKPVLTSTIGEKGLRDPFVIRSPRGDRFYMIATDLRMYRNSSGSWDQVQRHGSKSIMVWESTDLVHWTDQRLVKVSPDNAGNTWAPEAYWDDSLGEYVVFWASKLYADDDPDHTGSTYNRMLYATTKDFRTFSEPEVWDDPGYSVIDSTVVKHKDTYYRYTKDERDPTSSNPCSKFITAEKSTSLTDTSYDFVSDCVGSGSIDRGEGPTVFKSNTEEKWYLFIDEYGGRGYVPFETTDLDAGEWTMSRNYQLPASPRHGTVMPVTQEEYDRLLAAYPASPASVVDATAKGQKAYAVVTEATSKVVLPMEPGADLRRLAPKLWLGEDATVSPESGTLRDFRDPQKYAVTAADGTQRTWTVEAVPTRGPVLPGLYADPDIKYMDGRYWIYPTTDGFPGWSGTRFKAFSSKDLVHWKDHGVILDLGPDVSWADRNAWAPAIAERDGRYYFYFCAEQQIGVAVADSPAGPFKDALGKPLVAKGGPLPGQMIDPSVLTDDDGRSYLYWGNGRGYVVPLNDDMVSFDAGEVKDITPDNFREGTFVVKREGTYYFMWSEDDTRSENYHVAYATGPTPLGPWTKRGTILSKRPEYGILGTGHHSVVNTPGTDDWYIVYHRFALNGPTTSGGDGTHRETTVDRMEFAADGTIAPVVPTLESIRPVRR comes from the coding sequence ATGCGCCCCACCGCCCGCACGCTCCTGCTCCCCCTCCTCGCTCTCTTCCTCAGCCTGCTGGCCGCCCCACCCGGTGCGGCCCAGTCCCCACCGACGCCTCCGGAACAGTCCATGAAGAAATCCAAGTACGCCGGTTACCTCTTCGCCTACTTCACCGGTGAGGGAACCTCGGACGGCGAGCAGATCCGCTACGCCCTCAGCCGTGGCAACGACGCGCTGCACTGGCGGGAGCTGAACGCCGGCAAGCCGGTCCTCACGTCGACCATCGGCGAGAAGGGCCTGCGCGACCCGTTCGTGATCCGCTCTCCCCGGGGCGACAGGTTCTACATGATCGCGACGGACCTGCGCATGTACCGGAACAGCAGCGGCAGCTGGGACCAGGTCCAGCGCCACGGCAGCAAGTCCATCATGGTCTGGGAGTCCACCGACCTGGTCCACTGGACCGACCAGCGCCTGGTGAAGGTCTCCCCCGACAACGCCGGCAACACCTGGGCGCCGGAGGCCTACTGGGACGACAGCCTCGGTGAGTACGTGGTCTTCTGGGCGTCGAAGCTCTACGCCGACGACGACCCGGACCACACCGGCTCGACGTACAACAGGATGCTGTACGCGACGACGAAGGACTTCCGCACCTTCAGCGAGCCGGAGGTCTGGGACGACCCGGGCTACTCGGTCATCGACTCCACGGTCGTGAAGCACAAGGACACGTACTACCGCTACACCAAGGACGAGCGGGACCCGACGTCGTCCAACCCCTGCTCGAAGTTCATCACAGCGGAGAAGTCGACCTCGCTCACGGACACCTCCTACGACTTCGTCTCGGACTGCGTCGGCAGCGGATCGATCGACCGCGGTGAGGGTCCGACGGTGTTCAAGTCCAACACCGAGGAGAAGTGGTACCTGTTCATCGACGAGTACGGCGGTCGCGGCTACGTCCCGTTCGAGACCACCGACCTCGACGCGGGCGAGTGGACCATGTCCAGGAACTACCAGCTGCCCGCCAGTCCCCGGCACGGCACGGTCATGCCGGTGACACAGGAGGAGTACGACCGGCTGCTGGCCGCCTACCCGGCGAGCCCCGCCTCGGTCGTGGACGCCACGGCGAAGGGCCAGAAGGCGTACGCCGTCGTCACCGAGGCCACGAGCAAGGTCGTCCTGCCGATGGAACCCGGCGCCGACCTGCGGCGGCTGGCCCCGAAGCTGTGGCTCGGCGAGGACGCGACGGTGAGCCCGGAGTCCGGGACACTCCGCGACTTCCGCGATCCGCAAAAGTACGCCGTCACCGCGGCGGACGGCACGCAGCGCACCTGGACGGTGGAGGCGGTGCCGACCCGCGGTCCGGTCCTGCCCGGCCTGTACGCCGACCCCGACATCAAGTACATGGACGGCCGCTACTGGATCTACCCGACCACGGACGGCTTCCCCGGCTGGAGCGGCACACGGTTCAAGGCCTTCTCCTCCAAGGACCTCGTCCACTGGAAGGACCACGGCGTGATCCTCGACCTCGGACCCGACGTGTCCTGGGCCGACAGGAACGCCTGGGCCCCGGCGATCGCCGAGCGCGACGGAAGGTACTACTTCTACTTCTGCGCCGAGCAGCAGATCGGCGTGGCGGTGGCCGACTCCCCCGCCGGCCCCTTCAAGGACGCCCTCGGAAAGCCGCTGGTCGCCAAGGGCGGGCCGCTGCCGGGCCAGATGATCGACCCGTCGGTCCTCACGGACGACGACGGGCGGTCGTACCTGTACTGGGGCAACGGACGCGGCTACGTGGTGCCGCTGAACGACGACATGGTGTCGTTCGACGCCGGTGAGGTGAAGGACATCACCCCGGACAACTTCCGGGAGGGCACCTTCGTCGTCAAACGCGAGGGCACGTACTACTTCATGTGGTCCGAGGACGACACCCGCAGTGAGAACTACCACGTGGCGTACGCGACCGGACCGACCCCGCTCGGCCCGTGGACCAAGCGGGGCACGATCCTGTCCAAGCGCCCCGAGTACGGCATCCTCGGCACCGGACACCACTCGGTGGTGAACACGCCGGGCACGGACGACTGGTACATCGTCTACCACCGGTTCGCGCTGAACGGCCCGACCACGTCGGGCGGTGACGGAACGCACCGGGAGACCACCGTCGACCGCATGGAGTTCGCGGCCGACGGCACGATCGCGCCGGTGGTGCCGACCCTGGAGTCGATCCGGCCGGTGCGGCGCTAG
- a CDS encoding aldehyde dehydrogenase (NADP(+)): MAAAPVWSVDPRTGKQREQVAVEATAQEVDAAVRAAHAARGSLADRAVRAAFLRTAADQLQAAKDQLVEVADAETALGPVRLTGELARTCYQLRAFADIVDEGAFLDVVINHPDDTATPPIPDLRRYKVPLGVVAVYSASNFPFAFSVPGGDTASALAAGCPVVVKAHPDHPALSELVAIVLRRAAAEHGVPEAVLGLVHGFEAGVELVKHPLVTAAGFTGSVRGGRALFDAAAARPVPIPFHGELGSLNPVLITEAAAAERAEAIGAGLAGSMTLGVGQFCVKPGLVLAPAGDAGDRLVKSLTEAVSDVGSGVLLDHRMRDNFLAGVAERAELPEVESPVTAGAGGEHTVSPGFLTVPAGKLAAEGAHDLLLEECFGPLTVVARYEDEDEATSVLSRLPGNLTATVHLSGGEAAGEGRGPELLAQLTPLAGRVLVNGWPTGVAVAPAQHHGGPYPATTSTSTSVGGTAIERWLRPVAYQGAPEALLPAELRDDNPLGLPRRFNGVLER, translated from the coding sequence GTGGCAGCAGCACCAGTCTGGAGTGTCGACCCCCGAACCGGGAAGCAGCGCGAGCAGGTTGCGGTGGAAGCCACAGCCCAGGAGGTGGACGCCGCCGTCCGCGCGGCCCACGCGGCGCGTGGCTCTCTCGCCGACCGCGCGGTCCGCGCCGCCTTCCTGCGCACGGCCGCCGACCAGCTCCAAGCGGCCAAGGACCAGCTCGTCGAGGTCGCCGACGCCGAGACCGCGCTCGGCCCGGTCCGCCTCACCGGTGAACTCGCCCGCACCTGCTATCAGTTGCGGGCTTTCGCCGACATCGTCGACGAGGGCGCGTTCCTCGACGTGGTGATCAACCACCCCGACGACACCGCCACCCCGCCCATCCCCGACCTGCGCCGCTACAAGGTCCCGCTGGGCGTCGTCGCCGTCTACTCGGCCTCCAACTTCCCGTTCGCCTTCTCCGTCCCCGGCGGCGACACGGCGAGCGCGCTGGCCGCCGGGTGCCCGGTCGTCGTCAAGGCCCACCCCGACCACCCGGCCCTGTCCGAGCTGGTCGCGATCGTGCTGCGCCGGGCCGCCGCCGAGCACGGCGTTCCCGAGGCTGTCCTCGGCCTCGTGCACGGCTTCGAGGCGGGCGTCGAACTGGTCAAGCACCCGCTCGTCACCGCCGCCGGCTTCACCGGTTCGGTACGCGGCGGCCGTGCCCTCTTCGACGCGGCGGCGGCGCGTCCGGTGCCGATCCCGTTCCACGGCGAGCTGGGCTCCCTCAACCCCGTCCTCATCACGGAGGCCGCGGCGGCGGAGCGCGCCGAGGCGATCGGCGCGGGGCTGGCCGGGTCGATGACCCTCGGGGTCGGCCAGTTCTGTGTGAAGCCGGGCCTGGTGCTGGCGCCCGCGGGTGACGCCGGCGACCGGCTCGTGAAGTCCCTCACCGAGGCGGTCAGCGACGTCGGCTCGGGGGTCCTGCTGGACCACCGCATGCGCGACAACTTCCTCGCCGGTGTAGCCGAGCGCGCCGAGCTGCCCGAGGTGGAGTCGCCGGTGACCGCGGGGGCGGGCGGCGAGCACACCGTCAGCCCCGGCTTCCTCACCGTCCCCGCCGGGAAGCTGGCGGCCGAGGGCGCGCACGACCTGCTCCTGGAGGAGTGCTTCGGGCCGCTCACGGTCGTGGCGCGCTACGAGGACGAGGACGAGGCCACGTCGGTGCTCTCCCGGCTGCCCGGCAACCTGACCGCCACGGTGCACCTGTCCGGCGGGGAGGCCGCCGGGGAGGGGCGTGGGCCGGAGCTGCTGGCGCAGCTGACGCCGCTGGCCGGACGGGTGCTCGTGAACGGGTGGCCGACGGGGGTCGCCGTGGCACCGGCCCAGCACCACGGCGGGCCCTACCCGGCGACCACGTCGACGTCCACGTCGGTGGGCGGTACGGCGATCGAGCGGTGGCTGCGGCCGGTCGCCTATCAGGGCGCGCCCGAGGCGCTGCTGCCGGCGGAGCTTCGGGACGACAACCCGCTGGGGCTGCCGCGGCGGTTCAACGGCGTCCTGGAGCGGTAG
- a CDS encoding MFS transporter, translating to MTSTTRTRGSAGSTRRVLGDRDAGLYLAAVVVSGLGSSAMWLVAGIWVKDLTGSDALAALCACALWAPLLAGPWLGTLADRHRRRPLLIATDLGLAALLLTLFTVDTPGDLWVLYTVLLLYGTAGVVHDAAESALVATAVGPSLLGDFNGLRMTANESMKLVAPLAGAGLYAVYGAATVALLDAVTFVAAAGLYASVRAREGEPVRTGAGRHGRWLRSSASAPVVDTDTDTVTGTGTHTGTDTGTGTGTGDDQRPRAGRRARTAEGARHLLTDKRLRPLVLAGGTTMLLSGINGALIHAVVEPLGHSPAYAGLLYLAQGAGSITVGLATGPLLRRLGGLPFAAYGIALTGSAVALRAIPNDTVALACSAAIGIGLPCVLTAALTAVQRAAPPELLGRTTATAHTLLFAPTAVGTAIGAAVVQPVDLRVLSAAVGGAHLLTAAWLLRHR from the coding sequence ATGACATCCACGACACGGACAAGAGGGTCGGCAGGGTCGACCAGGCGGGTCCTCGGGGACCGCGACGCGGGGCTGTACCTGGCCGCAGTGGTGGTCTCGGGCCTCGGTTCGTCGGCGATGTGGCTGGTCGCGGGGATCTGGGTCAAGGATCTCACCGGCTCGGACGCGCTGGCGGCGCTGTGCGCGTGCGCCCTGTGGGCGCCGCTCCTCGCGGGCCCTTGGCTGGGCACCCTCGCGGACCGCCACCGCCGCCGCCCGCTCCTCATCGCCACCGACCTCGGCCTGGCCGCCCTCCTCCTCACCCTCTTCACCGTGGACACCCCGGGCGACCTGTGGGTCCTCTACACGGTCCTCCTCCTCTACGGAACGGCGGGCGTCGTCCATGACGCGGCCGAGTCCGCCCTCGTCGCCACGGCCGTCGGCCCGTCCCTCCTCGGCGACTTCAACGGGCTGCGCATGACGGCCAACGAGAGCATGAAGCTGGTGGCCCCACTGGCCGGAGCGGGCCTCTACGCGGTGTACGGCGCAGCGACGGTCGCGCTGCTGGACGCGGTCACCTTCGTCGCGGCGGCGGGACTGTACGCGTCAGTGCGGGCGCGGGAAGGCGAGCCGGTGCGCACCGGGGCCGGACGGCACGGGCGGTGGCTGCGGAGCAGCGCCTCTGCCCCCGTCGTCGACACCGACACCGACACGGTCACGGGCACCGGCACGCACACGGGCACCGACACCGGCACGGGCACGGGCACGGGCGATGACCAACGGCCCCGCGCGGGCCGGCGTGCCCGCACGGCCGAAGGCGCCCGCCATCTGCTCACCGACAAGCGCCTACGCCCCCTCGTCCTGGCCGGCGGCACCACCATGCTGCTCTCCGGGATCAACGGCGCCCTGATCCACGCGGTGGTGGAGCCCCTGGGCCACTCGCCCGCCTACGCCGGACTTCTCTACCTGGCGCAGGGCGCCGGCTCGATCACCGTCGGCCTGGCCACGGGCCCCCTCCTGCGCCGCCTCGGCGGACTCCCCTTCGCGGCGTACGGCATCGCCCTGACGGGGTCGGCGGTGGCTCTCCGCGCGATACCGAACGACACCGTCGCCCTGGCCTGCAGCGCGGCGATCGGCATCGGCCTGCCCTGCGTCCTGACCGCCGCGCTCACCGCGGTCCAACGCGCGGCCCCGCCTGAGCTGCTGGGCCGCACCACCGCCACCGCCCACACCCTGCTGTTCGCCCCGACGGCCGTGGGGACGGCGATCGGCGCGGCAGTGGTGCAACCGGTCGACCTGCGGGTGCTGTCGGCCGCGGTGGGAGGGGCCCATCTCCTGACGGCTGCCTGGCTGCTGCGCCACCGCTGA
- a CDS encoding GNAT family N-acetyltransferase → MIKDRVNRVTGARVIRTALPAEAPGIAALHARARATYYPDGVPDDGTDWPAAWRRAVERPGGQVLCAVEQGRITGIASFRTADGAPGDTVYLAQFHVDPERWRQGTGRALHVACVEAWRADGKRTAGLSVHVDNHRARAFYARQGWTPDARNPSAPGDHHLLLTYTVTCTGAGE, encoded by the coding sequence ATGATCAAGGACCGTGTGAACCGAGTGACCGGAGCGCGCGTGATCAGGACCGCGCTCCCCGCCGAGGCGCCGGGCATCGCCGCGCTGCACGCCCGCGCCCGGGCGACGTACTACCCGGACGGCGTCCCCGATGACGGCACGGACTGGCCCGCCGCCTGGCGCCGGGCCGTCGAACGACCGGGCGGGCAGGTGCTGTGTGCGGTGGAGCAGGGGCGGATCACCGGGATCGCCTCCTTCCGTACGGCGGACGGGGCGCCCGGCGACACCGTGTACCTCGCGCAGTTCCATGTGGACCCCGAGCGGTGGCGCCAGGGGACCGGCCGGGCGCTGCACGTGGCCTGCGTGGAGGCGTGGCGGGCGGACGGCAAGCGCACGGCGGGCCTCTCGGTGCACGTGGACAACCACCGGGCCCGGGCCTTCTACGCCCGCCAGGGCTGGACCCCCGACGCGCGGAACCCCTCCGCGCCGGGCGACCACCACCTTCTCCTCACGTACACCGTCACCTGTACCGGCGCCGGGGAATGA
- a CDS encoding SigE family RNA polymerase sigma factor: MGTVVDDAASVEFHAFFERHYAELSRLAHLLTGEADAADDLAADALLAMWHRWDRVRAADHPVAYARGVVANLARTRIRSAVRERRRITLFWSQREEKTENPDVAGVVDVRSALRRLPFRKRACVVLRHAFDLSEKDTALALGVSVGTVKSQTSKGMAELQKLLGTEVPQRRMPAGITGAGITGAGVTGAGITGAGVPGAAAPGSGGRDR, from the coding sequence GTGGGCACTGTCGTCGACGACGCAGCCTCCGTGGAGTTCCACGCCTTCTTCGAACGGCACTACGCCGAACTGTCCCGCCTGGCCCACCTGTTGACCGGCGAGGCGGACGCCGCCGACGATCTGGCGGCGGACGCGCTGCTGGCGATGTGGCACCGCTGGGACCGGGTCCGCGCGGCGGACCATCCGGTGGCGTACGCCCGTGGGGTGGTGGCCAATCTGGCCCGCACCCGGATCCGCAGCGCGGTCCGGGAACGCCGGCGGATCACGCTGTTCTGGTCGCAGCGCGAGGAGAAGACCGAGAATCCCGATGTGGCCGGGGTGGTCGACGTGCGGTCGGCGCTGCGCAGGCTGCCGTTCCGCAAGCGGGCGTGTGTGGTGCTGCGGCATGCTTTCGATCTCTCGGAGAAGGACACCGCGCTCGCCCTCGGCGTCTCGGTCGGTACGGTGAAGAGCCAGACGTCCAAGGGGATGGCCGAGTTGCAGAAGCTGCTCGGCACCGAGGTGCCGCAGCGGCGGATGCCCGCGGGCATCACGGGCGCGGGCATCACGGGCGCGGGCGTGACGGGCGCGGGCATCACCGGCGCGGGCGTGCCAGGAGCGGCTGCGCCGGGCAGCGGAGGGAGGGACCGATGA
- a CDS encoding DUF1349 domain-containing protein: MDVDIPELPFPLRTYGPDGYWSHEDGVLTGWAGARQDRFVPPTDEGLDPASDAPRLLGAPEGDFQLIARVTVGFAAGFDAGVLYVHVGERAWAKLCLEYSPDVPTVCTVVTRGHSDDANSFTVDGSSVWLRVSRTGRAFAFHASRDGKRWTFVRLFTLAGEKESGAALVGFMTQSPMGEGCVVTYDHIEFRPNWPEGLRNGG; this comes from the coding sequence ATGGACGTCGACATCCCCGAACTCCCGTTCCCTCTCCGTACCTACGGCCCCGACGGGTACTGGTCCCATGAGGACGGGGTGCTCACCGGGTGGGCCGGTGCGCGGCAGGACCGGTTCGTGCCGCCCACCGACGAGGGGCTGGATCCCGCTTCGGACGCGCCCAGGCTGCTGGGTGCGCCGGAGGGGGACTTCCAGCTGATCGCCCGTGTCACCGTCGGCTTCGCCGCCGGGTTCGACGCGGGCGTTCTCTACGTGCACGTGGGGGAGCGGGCCTGGGCGAAGCTCTGCCTGGAGTACTCGCCGGATGTGCCGACCGTGTGCACGGTGGTCACCCGGGGGCACTCGGACGATGCCAACTCCTTCACCGTAGACGGAAGTTCGGTGTGGTTGCGGGTCAGCCGCACCGGCCGGGCGTTCGCCTTCCACGCCTCGCGCGACGGAAAGCGGTGGACCTTCGTCCGGCTCTTCACACTCGCAGGGGAGAAGGAGAGCGGCGCCGCCCTCGTCGGCTTCATGACGCAGTCGCCGATGGGCGAGGGCTGCGTGGTCACGTACGACCACATCGAGTTCCGCCCCAACTGGCCGGAGGGCCTGCGCAACGGCGGCTGA
- a CDS encoding IclR family transcriptional regulator, translating into MSAVETGGGAQVKSAVRTVELLEYFAGRPGMHSLAAVQEAVGYPKSSLYMLLRTLVELGWVETDATGTRYGIGVRALLVGTSYIDGDEVVALARPTLDRLSDDTTETIHLARLDGTNVVYLATRQSQHYLRPFTRVGRRLPAHSTSLGKALLATHTDEQVRKMLPETLPALTEHTITDRERLIEELRQIREQGFSVDREENTLGLRCFGVAVPYRTPARDAISCSVPVARLTPAHEQLVKDALFDARDRLTLATRRL; encoded by the coding sequence ATGTCGGCAGTCGAGACGGGCGGCGGAGCGCAGGTCAAGTCGGCGGTACGGACCGTTGAGCTGCTCGAATACTTCGCCGGACGCCCCGGGATGCACTCCCTGGCGGCGGTCCAGGAGGCCGTCGGATACCCCAAGTCCAGCCTCTACATGCTGCTCCGCACGCTCGTGGAGCTGGGCTGGGTCGAGACGGACGCGACGGGCACGCGCTACGGCATCGGCGTACGGGCGCTCCTCGTCGGCACCTCGTACATCGACGGCGACGAGGTGGTGGCGCTGGCCCGGCCGACGCTGGACCGGCTCTCGGACGACACGACGGAGACGATCCACCTGGCCCGCCTCGACGGCACGAACGTCGTCTACCTCGCCACCCGCCAGTCGCAGCACTATCTGCGCCCCTTCACCCGCGTCGGCCGCCGGCTGCCCGCCCACTCGACCTCGCTCGGCAAGGCGCTGCTGGCCACCCACACCGACGAGCAGGTCCGCAAGATGCTCCCGGAGACCCTGCCGGCGCTGACGGAGCACACGATCACCGACCGCGAGCGGCTCATCGAGGAGCTGCGCCAGATCCGTGAGCAGGGCTTCTCCGTCGACCGCGAGGAGAACACCCTCGGGCTGCGCTGCTTCGGCGTGGCGGTCCCGTACCGCACGCCGGCCCGTGACGCCATCAGCTGCTCGGTCCCGGTGGCCCGGCTGACCCCGGCCCATGAGCAGCTGGTCAAGGACGCACTCTTCGACGCGCGTGACCGGCTGACGCTGGCGACGCGGAGGCTCTGA